From a single Brassica napus cultivar Da-Ae chromosome C9, Da-Ae, whole genome shotgun sequence genomic region:
- the LOC106371915 gene encoding serine/threonine-protein kinase RUNKEL — MNQYHIYEAIGHGKCSTVYKGRKKKTIEYFACKSVEKSRKSKVLQEVRILHSLNHPNVLKFYAWYETSAHMWLVLEYCVGGDLRTLLQQDTKLPEDSVYGLAYDLVIALLFLHSKGITYCDLKPSNILLDENGHIKLCDFGLARKLDDISNSKSPSTGKRGTPYYMAPELYEDGGVHSFASDLWALGCVLYECYTGRPPFVAREFTQLVKSIHSDPTPPLPGNPSRSFVNLIESLLIKDPAQRIQWADLCGHAFWKSKINLVQLPPQPTFDKMIGIHPKPCLSEHNGDRPNKTPPKSREKDPKGGSRHNESNTQGSRAHETPQKGTPAGSKVQTKLPSKPTEEKHVGRPGANRQVNILRLSRIAKANLQKENEKENYRRPLPNSNENCAEVKIENTDMELDFDEDNDEEGPDESEGNENTPCAKDERVLNQNESHQRQGVRSNNVPDESSSPNETPTSAEAKDCQEEQSEPIEVSAALPCASPLVKTHRGREVSGLTVNHDSSKTPNSISDVLWHLSDLSVRPVMPSKKSDKEAVPSLPFEAPQPSDFGKMGKQELEPLNNRIITVLSGGSAGISEKQNLIRYLETLSGNADAANILTNGPIMLVLVKVLRLSKTPAFRVQIASLIGLLIRHSTSIEDDLANSGILDSLTNGLRDKHEKVRRFSMAALGELLFYISTQNEHTDFKPTESPSKEIRSASGWQVSNALISLVTSTLRKGEDDLTQLYALRTIENICSQGAYWATRFSSQDLISNLCYIYRAVGKQESMRQTAGSCLVRLARFNPPCIQTVVEKLSLKEIASAFVKGSAREQQICLNLLNMAMIGSHTFPSFGRHLVTLAEEKNLFPSLLSVIEQGTEVLRGKAVLSVALLCKNSRRWLTNFFCNTRFLPVVDRLAKEKDSYVQQCLEAFVNVIASIIPGLLDTITNDIQQLMTGRRHGPGSTLNNRAAQKTNAQLFPVVLHLLGSSSFKNKLVTQQILRQLANLTKLVEASFQGRDDFRITLLQVLECIAEDAPLVKQNAEIIIREILPSLAAIYNGNKDGDARFLCLKVWFDSMTILLTECTDIEQQTSEDLKSVSNSHFLPLYPALIQDEDPIPAYAQKLLVMLVEFDYIKISNILHQNTVSQCFEFLLGDLSSANVNNVKLCLALASAPEMETKLLSQLKVVRRIGNLLEFVNAKDMEDFLEPTLSLCRAFLLRSLGNKKGLSSNYSKEPTLLSESSFTFEVDPQECIRDIADFGSNIGLFLHLAGLDDTSIAAADIASECVVLLLKAASREATTGFLTNLPKITPILDSWGRGKSTEMQLLVLKRILHCLGYACKQYLSQAMILSISGHDVNKINAIVSEIKNSDVAGLSSVASLVVVELQRLPHR; from the exons CTGTGCGATTTTGGGTTGGCAAGGAAACTAGACGATATTTCTAATTCTAAATCTCCTTCCACG GGAAAACGTGGAACTCCGTACTATATGGCTCCAGAACTATATGAAGATGGAGGGGTCCATTCTTTTGCTTCTGATCTATGGGCACTTGGCTGTGTGTTATATGAATGTTACACAGGGAGACCTCCTTTTGTGGCAAGAGAGTTCACCCAGCTTGTGAAATCTATTCATTCAGATCCAACTCCTCCACTGCCTGGAAATCCGAGCCGTTCATTCGTCAATCTTATTGAGTCTCTTCTTATCAAAGACCCAGCTCAAAGAATACAATGGGCTGATCTCTGTGGTCATGCATTTTGGAAGAGTAAGATAAATTTAGTACAGTTGCCTCCTCAGCCTACTTTTGATAAGATGATTGGCATTCACCCAAAGCCATGTCTTTCCGAGCATAACGGTGACAGACCAAACAAGACCCCTCCGAAGTCTCGGGAGAAAGATCCAAAAGGAGGTTCAAGACACAATGAGAGCAATACTCAAGGTTCAAGGGCTCATGAGACGCCACAAAAGGGTACCCCTGCTGGTTCTAAAGTTCAAACGAAGCTTCCTAGTAAACCAACTGAGGAAAAGCATGTAGGTCGTCCGGGTGCTAACAGGCAGGTGAACATTCTAAGATTGTCAAGGATCGCAAAGGCAAATCTCCAAAAGGAAAATGAGAAGGAAAACTACAGGAGACCCTTACCTAATAGCAACGAGAACTGTGCTGAAGTTAAGATCGAGAACACTGATATGGAACTTGATTTTGATGAAGACAATGATGAAGAGGGACCAGATGAATCAGAAGGAAATGAGAACACCCCTTGTGCAAAGGATGAAAGAGTTCTGAATCAAAATGAGAGTCACCAAAGACAAGGAGTTAGGAGCAATAATGTCCCTGATGAGAGCTCGTCTCCAAATGAAACACCAACCTCGGCTGAAGCCAAAGATTGCCAAGAAGAGCAGTCAGAACCCATTGAAGTGTCAGCTGCGCTACCTTGTGCTAGTCCTCTAGTTAAAACTCACAGAGGAAGAGAAGTTTCTGGGTTGACTGTTAATCACGACTCGTCTAAAACACCTAATAGCATTAGTGACGTCCTTTGGCATTTATCTGATCTTTCTGTTAGACCTGTGATGCCCAGCAAAAAAtctgacaaagaagctgtgcctTCTCTCCCATTCGAAGCACCACAGCCTTCTGATTTTGGTAAGATGGGAAAGCAAGAACTAGAACCGCTTAACAATAGGATCATAACGGTTCTAAGTGGGGGTAGTGCTGGCATCTCAGAGAAACAGAATTTGATCAGATACCTCGAGACACTGAGTGGCAATGCTGATGCAGCCAACATCTTGACCAACGGGCCAATAATGCTTGTGCTTGTTAAAGTTCTGCGATTATCCAAGACCCCGGCGTTTCGTGTACAAATTGCTTCACTAATTGGTTTGTTAATTCGCCATTCTACTTCTATTGAGGATGACCTGGCAAACTCTGGTATTTTAGACTCTCTTACCAATGGCCTCAGAGACAAGCATGAAAAAGTGAGAAGGTTCTCTATGGCAGCTCTAGGTGAATTGCTATTCTACATCTCGACTCAAAATGAGCATACGGATTTTAAACCAACAGAATCTCCATCTAAAGAAATCCGGTCTGCATCAGGTTGGCAG GTTTCAAATGCATTGATCTCTCTAGTAACATCTACCTTACGCAAAGGAGAGGATGACCTGACTCAGCTCTACGCGTTAAGGACAATAGAAAACATCTGCAGTCAAGGAGCTTATTGGGCCACCCGTTTCTCTAGCCAAGATTTGATAAGCAACCTCTGCTACATTTACAGGGCAGTAGGGAAACAGGAGAGCATGAGGCAGACTGCTGGATCATGTTTGGTCCGTCTTGCTCGTTTTAACCCTCCTTGCATTCAGACGGTTGTAGAAAAGCTTTCACTGAAGGAAATAGCTTCAGCTTTTGTGAAAGGCAGCGCACGAGAGCAGCAAATCTGCTTAAATCTTCTGAATATGGCTATGATTGGAAGTCACACATTCCCAAGCTTTGGAAGGCATCTTGTGACATTGGCAGAGGAGAAAAATCTCTTCCCCAGTTTGCTTTCCGTCATAGAGCAAGGAACTGAAGTTCTGAGGGGTAAAGCTGTTCTCTCCGTTGCACTTCTCTGCAAAAACAGTAGGCGATGGCTAACAAATTTCTTCTGCAATACAAGATTTCTTCCTGTGGTGGACAGATTAGCCAAAGAAAAAGACAGTTATGTGCAACAATGTCTTGAGGCATTCGTGAATGTGATTGCCTCCATAATACCGGGTTTGCTGGATACGATAACCAATGATATCCAGCAACTAATGACAGGAAGACGCCATGGACCTGGCTCTACCCTAAACAACCGAGCTGCTCAAAAGACTAATGCACAATTGTTCCCTgtggttcttcatcttcttggaaGTTCTTCGTTTAAGAACAAATTGGTAACCCAACAAATTCTACGCCAGTTGGCAAATCTTACAAAACTTGTGGAAGCTTCATTTCAG GGACGAGATGACTTCCGTATAACTCTTCTTCAAGTTCTAGAATGCATAGCAGAAGATGCTCCTCTGGTTAAACAGAACGCTGAGATTATCATCCGTGAGATTCTCCCATCTCTGGCTGCAATTTACAATGGGAACAAAGACGGGGACGCTCGGTTTCTCTGTTTGAAGGTCTGGTTCGATTCAATGACAATCCTCTTAACCGAGTGCACGGACATCGAGCAACAAACATCCGAGGATTTGAAATCAGTATCCAACTCTCATTTCCTCCCACTATACCCTGCACTGATCCAAGACGAAGATCCAATCCCAGCATACGCACAAAAGCTCCTCGTCATGCTCGTTGAGTTTGATTACATCAAAATCTCCAACATACTGCATCAGAATACAGTTTCACAATGCTTCGAGTTTCTTCTCGGAGACTTATCAAGCGCAAATGTGAACAACGTCAAGCTCTGTCTTGCCTTGGCTTCAGCTCCAGAGATGGAAACTAAGCTACTTTCTCAGCTCAAAGTGGTGAGAAGAATCGGGAATCTGCTAGAGTTCGTGAACGCCAAAGACATGGAAGATTTCCTTGAGCCTACTTTGAGTCTCTGCAGAGCTTTTCTGCTAAGGTCACTTGGGAACAAGAAAGGTCTCAGCTCCAACTACTCGAAAGAGCCAACGCTTTTATCAGAGTCATCTTTCACATTCGAGGTCGATCCGCAGGAGTGTATAAGAGACATTGCAGATTTTGGTAGCAACATTGGCTTGTTCTTGCACCTCGCGGGTCTAGATGACACGAGCATCGCAGCAGCAGATATTGCTTCTGAATGCGTCGTGTTGCTACTTAAAGCTGCTTCGAGAGAAGCCACGACAGGGTTTTTAACTAACCTTCCTAAGATCACACCGATTCTGGACTCATGGGGCAGGGGGAAGAGCACGGAGATGCAACTGTTGGTTCTGAAGAGAATCTTGCATTGTTTGGGTTATGCGTGCAAGCAGTATCTATCGCAGGCGATGATTTTGTCGATATCAGGACACGATGTCAATAAGATCAACGCCATAGTCTCTGAGATCAAGAACTCAGACGTCGCTGGTCTTAGTAGCGTCGCTTCTCTCGTTGTTGTGGAGCTGCAGAGGTTGCCTCATCGTTGA